In the genome of Anaerolineales bacterium, the window GGACAAACTCAAGACCGAATTCGTCTCCCTGGTCTCGCATGAGCTACGGGCACCGCTGACCAACATCCGGACCGGGATTGAGCTGGTCTCGGGGGGACATCCGCAGCTGTCACAGGGGGTGCAGGAGACGCTGGCGCTGGTCCAAAGCGAGGCTCAGCGGCTGACCCGCTTCGTTGAATCGATCCTGGATGTCTCAGCCCTCGAGGCCGGCAAGTTCAGCCTGCGGCTGCAGGCGGTCGACCTGCGCCTGACGGCTCGCAACACCGTGGCGGGTTTCTCCGATGCTCGCGCCCGAGAGCGCATCCGGCTCGCCTTCCCAGAGTCTCTGGCCAGCCTGCGAGCGGACGAAGCGGCGCTGCAGAGCGTGGTGTTCCACCTGTTGGACAACGCCCTGAAATACGCGCCCGAGGGCGAAATCGAACTCAGTGCCGGGAGGCGCGGCGGGGAGGTCGAGGTCACGATCCGCGACCATGGACCCGGGATCCCCGGCAGCGAGCTGGAGCAGATCTTCGACATCTTCCATCGCCTCGACAGCCGGGATTCGCGCGAGGTGTACGGTCACGGCCTTGGCCTGCATCTTGTCCGCCGGCTGCTTCAGGCGATGGGCGGAGAGATCCGGGCGGAGCCGGCCGAGGGCGGGGGCCTGCGCATGGTGTTCCGGCTTCCGGCCGCAGTTGACCCGGCGCAAGGGCCGCCCTCCAGGCAGGCCTAGGTCTGCGCACCCCTGCGCTCCGCTTCGGGTGTCTGCGACCTGCGCCGGGGCGAGAAGGGGCAACCCGGATGAATCAGCTTGTAGGCCCAGGGTCCGGCTCGTCTGGCGGTGACGCCTGGCGTAGACTCTGGGCGGCGGTCGAGGGAAAGACGGATGCCGGTAAAGATCTTGCTGATCGACGATGACACGACGCTGCTGCGCTTCGTCGGCGAATTCCTCGCCAAGGAAGGCTACCAGGTGGCGACGGCGGAGCGCGGCGAGAAGGGCCTGCGCCAGTTCTATGCCGAGCGCCCGGAGCTGGTCCTGCTGGATGTCATGATGCCGGGCATGGATGGCTGGGAGGTATGCGCCCGCCTGCGCGAGCTGGCCGACACGCCGGTGATCATGCTGACTGCCAAGACCGCCGAATCCGAGAAGCTGCGCGGCTTCCGCCTGGGGGTGGACGATTACATCACCAAGCCATTCAGTTTGGCGGAGTTGACCGCCCGCATCCGGGCCGTTCTTTCGCGCAGCGCGGCCAAGCAGCCGGAGGACGGGCCGGTGTTCCGGGCGGGACTGCTGACGATCGATTTGCGCAAGCGACAGGCGCTGCTCGAAAGCCAGGTTCTCGACCTCACCCC includes:
- a CDS encoding response regulator transcription factor produces the protein MPVKILLIDDDTTLLRFVGEFLAKEGYQVATAERGEKGLRQFYAERPELVLLDVMMPGMDGWEVCARLRELADTPVIMLTAKTAESEKLRGFRLGVDDYITKPFSLAELTARIRAVLSRSAAKQPEDGPVFRAGLLTIDLRKRQALLESQVLDLTPTEFRLLAVLGRQAGRAVAQEELRREIWGEYREQGDSALRRYVWLLRQKIESDPNTPQRLVTVRGYGYRLES